Genomic window (Staphylococcus debuckii):
AGTTAAAATACCGTTGAAACGTTCAACTAATGCTTTTCTAGCTTCGTCTTCAATGTTAGGACGAACTACGTACATAATTTCATAAGTTCTCATTTTATATTTGCACCTCCTTGTGGTCTATGCGGCTTACTATCTGATGTAGCAAGCAAGGAATAATTTTCATTACTCACAATCAAAAATTATAGCACACGCAATTACTTTTTACAATCATTTTTACAGCACTTTTCAACCCAATTTCTTAGTTCACTTCACACGCGTAACCATCTTTGTCACGATCCATTTTAGCTTGATAAGCAGGATGACCTTGCGGAACACCCTCAGGATGCGCTTGTCTTAACGCTGTGCAATTGGCATAACTTTCACTTGCATTGCTGCTTGGGCTTTGACTCGATGCACCTGTTGCACTACCAGAATTTACACTCCCCTCAGACTGACCCGTTGTCTGCCTTGGAGTTTGTGCTTCACTAGGCGCACTGGACTGAGCCTCCGTATCAGCAGGCACATCACCACTCCAAATATTCAAATGTTCTTCTTGAGCTAAGCGCTGACTTTCCTTTAATTGATCCAAGTACGTAACACTCGGCGGATAAACATAAGCCACCTTCGCTAAACCTTGACGCACCAACGCATCATTAACCATCTGACCATCCGCATAGACATAGGCCAAATAACGTCCATATTTATCCGTCTTGTCTCCCTTATCAAACTCAACTTCAATTTTCGAAGCATTCTCCAACATATTCTTCGTATAAGCCGAAGCTTCCTTACCATAAGGTTGTACACCCTTCGTAGGATGCTTCGTTTCCGGCGTATCAATCAATAACAAACGAAACACAGCTTCTTTCCCGTCATACATTAAACGTACCGTGTCACCATCAACCGCCCTGGCATAAGTCGCTTCCTCTCGCACCAAGCCATTTGCTTCCTTCTGAGAATCCTCTTTTTCAGCTTCCTGATGCTCCTCCTTTGGTGCCTCCTTAGCCTTAGGTTCCTGCGTCGGAGCAGTCTTAAACTCCTTATCCTTTTCATTCTCAACATCCGAATCCTTCTCAGGTGACTTTGACTTCTGCGCCGTCTTCTGATCATGAGGCTTAGAAGACTCTTCATTTCCCCCACTCACTGCCGTGAAAAGAATACCTAGAAAGAGGCTGGCCGCAATGATTGTCACAGCCGTTTTCTTAGGCTTTCTCGTAGTTGCCAAATAAATAAGTCGAATTAAAAATATAAAAAATACAATAAAACATATTACACTCAAAAATTGCATTATGTAGTACACCTCTGCCATGTCTTTATTTATGACATTATTATACTATAATTTTGATAAATCTATGATTATTTTTTTACTTTGCATTTATAAGAAGTGAGTGTTCACATTTTATTTGCCACTTAAGTTAAAATAGCCTTAAAGAGGTGTTGAATATGTCTAAAAACAAAGCACGAATTTTTAAATCTGACGCATCACACGCTATAACTCTACCAGATTCAATCATTGAAGAATTAAATTTAAAACCTGGCGATGTCTTAATCCAAGAAGTACACAACAACCAGATTATTTTAAAAAAAGAAAGCCACCGCAATTTCTCCGAAGAATGGAAGCAATTCTTCGAACAAGGCGGCAGTTATGAAGATTACGAAACTCACCAATGGGGTGAAGCATCGGAGCGTGAAAAATGGTAGAACAATATAAAATTATCGACGTAAATTTAGATCCTATATTAGGGCGAGAAAAAGGAAAATATCGACCTTGTGTTGTCTTAAGCCGTACAAGCTTTAATGATAAAACAAGTCTCGTGTGGGTTTCACCAATTACTAGCCGTCCCGTTAAATATCCTACTGATGTACCTTTGAAAACCTTAGAAAATCATATCAAAGGCACAGTTGATGTCGGCCAAATTCGTACACTCGATTTAAGTACTCGCCATTTTCGAATAGTAGACAGCGTTTCTCACGAAGTCATGCATCAAATTGATGATATTATTACAAATATACTCAGAATAGAATTTCAATAAGCAGCTTCTGGTATAATTCTTGTTTAAATCTTCTAGGCAGGGTAAACCAATAGTGTAAGAGTTAAAAATAAATATTAAAATAGTATATTCTTTGTTAAATTATTGCGTAATTGTGAAAGTTTTGTAGATAAACATGTTTTGAATTGGATTTTAAATTGTAAGCGCTTATAATAAAAGTGAAATCAATCACAAAGAGGAGTTGTATGTATAATGCAAAACTTAAGAAACAGAAATTTCCTAACATTATTAGATTTTTCACAGAAAGAAGTTGAATTCCTACTCAACCTTTCAGAAGATTTGAAACGTGCGAAATACGCAGGTATCGAGCAGCAGACGATGAAAGGAAAAAATATTGCATTAATTTTCGAAAAAGACTCAACTCGTACTCGTTGCGCATTTGAAGTTGCCGCTTACGACCAAGGTGCTCACGTGACTTATCTTGGACCTACAGGCAGCCAAATGGGCAAAAAAGAAACAGCAGCAGATACTGCTCGCGTACTCGGCGGCATGTATGACGGTATCGAATACCGCGGATTCTCTCAACGTACTGTTGAAACATTGGCTGAAAAATCAGGTGTTCCGGTATGGAACGGTTTGACAGACGAAGATCACCCTACTCAAGTATTGGCTGACTTCTTGACTGCCAAAGAAACATTGAAAAAACCTTATCACGAAATCAACTTCACATATGTTGGTGACGGACGCAACAACGTAGCAAACGCATTGATGGCTGGTGCTGCAATTATGGGTATGCGTTTCCACTTGGTATGTCCAGAAAAATTGAATCCTGCTCCAGAATTATTAAGTCGTTGTAAAGAATTGGCTGAAGAAAACGGCGGCGAAATCTTGGTAACTGACGACATCGACAAAGGTGTGAAAGGTTCTGACGTACTTTACACAGACGTTTGGGTATCAATGGGCGAACCTGACGAAGTTTGGAAAGAACGTATCGAGTTATTGAAACCTTACCAAGTCAACCAAGAAATGATTGAAAAAACAGGTAATCCACGTGTCATCTTCGAACACTGCTTACCTTCATTCCACAACACTGATACTAAAATCGGTAAAGAAATTTCTGATAAATACGGCTTGAAAGAAATGGAAGTGACTGACGAAGTCTTCGAAGGCAAACACTCAGTAGTATTCCAAGAAGCTGAAAACCGTATGCACACAATCAAAGCAGTAATGGTTGCAACTTTAGGAGATATTGGATAATAATTTTTAAGTAACTCAAAGAGCCGCAACAAGGCGAGATCGCCTTGTTGCGGCTCTTCTTTTTTTTATACAACCAGAAGTCTTTCTAAATTTCTTATATATTAGAGAACTCTATGAAATTATAATACTATTGATCTAGTTAATAGTTTATCCGGAACTCTTACTAAAGCCCTCTAAAAACACGAACGTTATTTAATAACTAAAAATTATACTCCGAACGCCCTAGAACACAAATCTAATCTCATTTTTTATAATCTAACGTTCGTCTTTTTTCTTGCGATTAGCTATTATTCCTAAAAATGTTAATCCGAAAATTAGTAATAATCCTCCA
Coding sequences:
- a CDS encoding thermonuclease family protein, whose product is MQFLSVICFIVFFIFLIRLIYLATTRKPKKTAVTIIAASLFLGILFTAVSGGNEESSKPHDQKTAQKSKSPEKDSDVENEKDKEFKTAPTQEPKAKEAPKEEHQEAEKEDSQKEANGLVREEATYARAVDGDTVRLMYDGKEAVFRLLLIDTPETKHPTKGVQPYGKEASAYTKNMLENASKIEVEFDKGDKTDKYGRYLAYVYADGQMVNDALVRQGLAKVAYVYPPSVTYLDQLKESQRLAQEEHLNIWSGDVPADTEAQSSAPSEAQTPRQTTGQSEGSVNSGSATGASSQSPSSNASESYANCTALRQAHPEGVPQGHPAYQAKMDRDKDGYACEVN
- a CDS encoding AbrB/MazE/SpoVT family DNA-binding domain-containing protein, translating into MSKNKARIFKSDASHAITLPDSIIEELNLKPGDVLIQEVHNNQIILKKESHRNFSEEWKQFFEQGGSYEDYETHQWGEASEREKW
- a CDS encoding type II toxin-antitoxin system PemK/MazF family toxin, which produces MVEQYKIIDVNLDPILGREKGKYRPCVVLSRTSFNDKTSLVWVSPITSRPVKYPTDVPLKTLENHIKGTVDVGQIRTLDLSTRHFRIVDSVSHEVMHQIDDIITNILRIEFQ
- the argF gene encoding ornithine carbamoyltransferase; amino-acid sequence: MQNLRNRNFLTLLDFSQKEVEFLLNLSEDLKRAKYAGIEQQTMKGKNIALIFEKDSTRTRCAFEVAAYDQGAHVTYLGPTGSQMGKKETAADTARVLGGMYDGIEYRGFSQRTVETLAEKSGVPVWNGLTDEDHPTQVLADFLTAKETLKKPYHEINFTYVGDGRNNVANALMAGAAIMGMRFHLVCPEKLNPAPELLSRCKELAEENGGEILVTDDIDKGVKGSDVLYTDVWVSMGEPDEVWKERIELLKPYQVNQEMIEKTGNPRVIFEHCLPSFHNTDTKIGKEISDKYGLKEMEVTDEVFEGKHSVVFQEAENRMHTIKAVMVATLGDIG